From the genome of Uranotaenia lowii strain MFRU-FL chromosome 1, ASM2978415v1, whole genome shotgun sequence, one region includes:
- the LOC129743183 gene encoding uncharacterized protein LOC129743183 isoform X6 — protein MSLKKASRTKSLSLSGDDFPLRPAKPKAAFATAKRPEDTMKIMKFIDDNVIGKGVAFLGPFGRRKVVYADYASSGRSLQFLEDYINKEVLPAFGDTNCISAVTGLQSHLYDNEARDLVRAAVGATPEDDVVFCDNPAERLCFLLTNSSIQFCDNNTSGRSMPPILFVSTSEPIRNLKPWLDAGWHVERIAKNHEGFLDLVDLEKRLLQYSEAKRLMVGMFSGASRLTGILADDVATTILLHQYDALSIWDHSVAASCAPIVTNPVLPGAQKDSLFFHCNRMIGGVQAPGVLIIKKRLIENSVSLLADTVGVVGAVRAGLVLQLKESLGVQAIMNRMEKICKQMLAHVRTIPEITLLGPPCTTAKRLTTLCFMVHHPRGAFLHHRFVVAVLNDVFGVQATADNMIADLLGINPQLAVEYEKILNDDSLKASSIHPGYVRITLPFFMTETEVAFILEALKMVATEAWKLLPQYEVDDNTGEWRHHSNSLAKERKWLGAIRYTDGKMLFSDRRISGPGTFPQSYSDCLQTARNLFNRSRKMALRSASDEIILKLPHAAVENLRWYMLPGEAHELLLGHSHRVKNSVPFDPSRVPENPSLLMIHRHHSLSALDIKRFKSRSLPASPLQLSIRRQHSVSPQQSHSPTPTPTSSPPTVRFSLGGEVGGYSPPPQVTNLVVNESSTSRNRCNSWSSPMNTVVLRSPTGSSPEPAKGGSTATTSSDQGVVFGGGGSSYTILAPQARYSLGWTQQVQQRQRQLLNNSTQYPTIYGRTLSLSESRTLTSPVSTIAPLVVRSKQRSCSCSSQTDLSIGSAEALADNSRRASPAPSLPNLRTGSSCSENVEDIQAYVKEVTKELATEIKSEIREVISKVEDVLESTDSLDMSGAAFSSLGNISFNDSKRDSISASDVVDYLKEFSKGMMIEVKSEIRDAVNAVDEMISPENYLGPRKNSPPDIMKTAGGTGGPKLLIKQRYSDITPDVRRPKSADSDKHRSESFPRPNAPISAVLTAPSAESSAPTFPYTGAIAKTSAGDFKSTMSSQDSGINMCFSEHEEKLKSALGASAKDRNRTISAQLESDRCQPDVLASQRRVVSESAAPTGSSMEIPSTATVSTDHTRLPSTPEVELATNSSSANNGAKSPLIRQQNVMKSSPSQDIDSDQCSPDVIKWHNLPKDIWKQAAEVND, from the exons TGGTATACGCAGACTACGCTTCATCCGGTCGATCCCTGCAGTTCCTCGAGGACTACATCAACAAAGAGGTGCTACCGGCATTCGGTGATACCAACTGCATTTCCGCTGTCACCGGTCTTCAGTCCCACTTGTATGA CAACGAAGCGCGGGATTTGGTGCGGGCAGCCGTCGGAGCGACACCGGAAGACGATGTCGTGTTCTGTGATAACCCTGCTGAGCGATTGTGTTTCCTGCTAACCAATAGCAGCATACAGTTTTGTGATAACAACACCAGTGGCCGCTCGATGCCACCGATACTGTTCGTCAGCACGTCGGAACCTATCCGTAATCTGAAGCCCTGGCTGGATGCCGGTTGGCACGTGGAGCGTATTGCCAAAAACCATGAGGGTTTCTTGGACCTGGTGGATCTGGAAAAGCGACTGCTCCAATACTCGGAAGCTAAACGATTAATGGTTGGGATGTTTTCAGGCGCTTCCCGGTTAACGGGGATCTTGGCAGATGATGTGGCAACCACCATTCTGCTGCATCAGTATGATGCGCTTTCGATTTGGGACCACAGCGTAGCAGCTTCCTGCGCACCGATCGTGACCAATCCGGTGCTACCGGGAGCTCAGAAAGATTCTTTATTCTTCCACTGCAATCGAATGATCGGAGGTGTTCAAGCTCCAGGTGTTTTAATAATCAAAAAGCGTTTGATCGAAAACAGTGTTTCGTTATTGGCCGATACGGTTGGAGTAGTCGGAGCAGTACGAGCAGGGCTAGTTCTACAATTAAAAGAATCGCTAGGAGTGCAGGCTATCATGAATCGCATggaaaaaatttgcaaacaaatGTTAGCACACGTGAGAACTATACCGGAAATAACTCTGCTCGGGCCTCCTTGTACTACGGCCAAACGCTTAACGACACTGTGTTTTATGGTGCATCATCCCAGGGGAGCTTTTTTGCACCATCGATTTGTAGTGGCCGTTTTGAATGACGTTTTTGGCGTTCAGGCAACCGCAGATAACATGATAGCAGATTTACTCGGGATCAATCCGCAGCTGGCTGTGGAATATGAGAAAATACTCAACGATGACTCACTCAAAGCGTCCAGCATACATCCTGGATATGTGAGAATAACGCTACCATTTTTCATGACCGAAACCGAAGTCGCTTTCATATTGGAAGCTCTCAAAATGGTAGCGACCGAGGCGTGGAAATTGTTACCACAGTACGAAGTAGACGATAACACCGGTGAATGGCGACATCATTCGAATTCGCTGGCTAAGGAACGTAAATGGCTTGGGGCGATCCGATATACCGACGGTAAAATGTTGTTCTCCGATCGTCGTATCTCTGGTCCAGGAACGTTTCCACAAAGCTACTCGGACTGTCTGCAAACAGCGAGGAATTTGTTCAATCGCTCTCGAAAGATGGCACTGCGGTCTGCCTCCGACGAAATCATCCTGAAGCTGCCACATGCTGCTGTGGAAAACCTTCGTTGGTACATGCTTCCGGGAGAGGCCCACGAACTGCTGCTGGGTCATTCTCATCGGGTCAAAAATTCGGTGCCTTTCGATCCTAGTCGAG TTCCAGAAAACCCTTCGCTTCTGATGATCCATCGGCACCACAGTCTGTCGGCACTCGATATTAAACGATTCAAAAGCCGAAGTCTGCCGGCGTCTCCGTTACAGCTTTCGATCCGTCGACAGCATTCGGTTTCGCCTCAACAATCACACAGTCCAACTCCGACGCCAACATCATCTCCCCCGACCGTTCGCTTTTCTTTGGGCGGTGAAGTCGGCGGCTACAGTCCGCCACCGCAAGTTACAAATCTTGTCGTCAACGAGTCCAGTACCAGTCGAAATAG ATGCAATAGTTGGAGCTCGCCTATGAATACGGTTGTTCTTAGAAGTCCTACTGGTAGCAGTCCGGAACCGGCCAAGGGCGGCTCTACTGCTACAACCAGTAGTGACCAAGGTGTCGTGTTCGGTGGTGGTGGTAGTAGTTATACAATACTCGCACCTCAAGCTCGCTACAGTTTGGGTTGGACCCAGCAGGTCCAGCAAAGACAGCGACAACTCTTAAACAATTCCACTCAGTATCCTACCATCTATGGGCGCACCCTAAGCTTGAGTGAAAGTCGCACTCTTACGTCCCCGGTTAGCACCATTGCTCCACTCGTGGTGCGGTCTAAGCAACGTTCATGTTCCTGCAGCAGCCAGACGGATCTTAGCATAGGTTCTGCCGAAGCACTAGCAGACAATAGTAGACGAGCTTCCCCGGCACCGAGCCTTCCGAATCTACGCACTGGAAG CAGTTGCAGCGAAAATGTGGAAGATATTCAGGCGTACGTTAAAGAAGTCACAAAGGAACTAGCAACGGAAATAAAGTCAGAAATCCGAGAAGTCATTTCCAAGGTTGAAGATGTTTTGGAGAGCACCGATAGTTTGGACATGAGTGGTGCCGCTTTCTCTTCATTGGGTAACATTAG CTTCAACGACAGCAAGCGGGACTCTATCTCGGCCAGTGATGTGGTCGATTACCTGAAAGAATTCAGCAAGGGCATGATGATCGAAGTTAAATCGGAAATCCGAGATGCGGTCAATGCGGTAGATGAAATGATTTCGCCCGAAAACTATCTTGGTCCTCGCAAAAACTCCCCTCCCGATATCATGAAAACGGCGGGTGGAACCGGAGGACCAAAACT ccTAATCAAGCAGCGTTACAGTGATATTACGCCGGATGTACGGCGCCCAAAGTCGGCTGATAGCGACAAGCACAGGTCGGAATCATTTCCGAGACCGAATGCACCGATTTCGGCCGTCCTAACTGCGCCTAGTGCAGAAAGTTCGGCACCCACTTTTCCCTACACGGGAGCCATTGCCAAAACTTCCGCGGGGGATTTCAAATCTACCATGTCATCGCAGGACTCCGGCATCAACATGTGCTTCAGCGAGCACGAAGAGAAGTTGAAGTCGGCTCTGGGAGCATCCGCAAAAGATAG AAATCGTACAATTTCAGCTCAACTGGAAAGCGATCGCTGCCAACCGGATGTGCTGGCCTCTCAGAGAAGGGTAGTATCTGAATCGGCTGCTCCGACCGGATCATCGATGGAAATACCGTCGACAGCAACGGTTTCTACAGATCACACCCGTCTTCCGTCCACTCCAGAGGTGGAGCTTGCGACCAACAGCAGCAGTGCTAATAACGGTGCCAAAAGTCCTCTCATCCGACAGCAAAACGTCATGAAAAGTTCGCCCTCGCAAGACATCGATTCAGACCAGTGCAGCCCGGATGTGATCAAGTGGCATAATCTACCCAAAGATATTTGGAAACAAGCCGCCGAGGTTAATGATTGA